TGAGCTCGGGAGTCGATGGCAGACTCAGAATTGTCTCCACGAGTCTTTCGGTCGTCGGGAGCGGGTGTTTGTGAAACGAGCGGAAGGGCTCCTGGCGATGGGCCGGAATCGGATAGTGGACCTTTGTGTCGATCCCCTGATCCAGGAGGCTCTTGCGGATTCGATCCCGGCCCTCTTCTATCTGGATCACGAAGGGGCAATGGACCGAGCGGACGCCCGGCTCTTCGGGTGGGAGAGTCACGTACTCGCCGAGCGCGGCACGATAAGCGCGAGCGTGTTCGTCGCGCGCCTCGATCCACGACTCGACGTGCGGGAGCTTCGCGAGGAGAATGGCGGCCTGTAGCGTATCGAGACGACTGTTGACCCCGAGCTGTGCGGCTTCGTCGCGGTTTCGCAGGCCGATGTTGTGGAGCTGTCGGAGGCGTTCCGCGTGGGCTTCATCGTTCGTCGCGATGAAGCCGGCGTCGCCGCAAGCACCCAGAACCTTGAGCGGGTGCAGCGAAAAGCAACCCATGCCCCAGCTTCCCGTCTTGCGTCCGTCGCGGGTCGCTCCCAGCGCCTGGGCCGCGTCCTCGATCAGCGCAAGCCCGTGAGTTTCGGCGATCGCCTGGAGAGCCGGCATGTCGCAGGGAAAGCCATTGAGGTGGACAGGAAGGAGGGCGCGGGTGCGCGAGGTGATGCGCTCCTCGACGCTCTTCGCGCAGATCACCATGGTGCGCGGGTCGACGTCGGCAAACACGGGGGTCGCGCCGCGCGCACAGATTGCAGCCGTGGTTGCCAGGAACGTGTGGGACGGAGTGATGACCTCGTCGCCAGGACCGATTCGGTGGGTGCTCAAAGCGAGCACAAGCGCATCCGTTCCCGAATTCACGCCGATCACGTGAGCCACGCCGAGATACTCGGCCAGGCTCGACTCGAGTTCTGCGACTTCAGGACCCAGGATGTACTGCCCGTGTTCGACCACGCGCCGCACCCGGAGCATTGCTTCGTCGATCACGGCAGAGTTCCGCCCAGGGAGATCCACGAAGGGAATCGGCTCGCGGCTGTCGCTCACGCGAAGTGCTTCCAGAATTCGAGGTTCTCCGACATCAGGGCGACGTTGCGGTAGCGTGAGGACTCCGGGTCCGCGATCGCACCGGCGGCAAATGCCTCGGCGAGATCGCGCACCGCGTCGACGATGCCGCGCGTGGGCTTCCAGTCCAGCTGCCTCGTCGCCTTGCTGGCGTCGAGCCGATAGGACCGGTTGTCGTCGGACCGGATCGCCTCGATTAGAATCGAGGGATCGATCTCATCTCGTACGATTTCGGCGATCTGCTGAACGGTCGCGTTGCTATGCGAGACGTTGAATGCCTCACCATTCACGTCGGGTGCATCGAGGAGCAGTGTGTAGAAGTCGACGAGATCGCCGACGTGGACGTTGGGCCGCGTCTGCGTGCCGCCGAATACGGTGATCTTCCTCTTGCGGATCGCCTGGTCGGTCAGGATGTTGACGGTGAGGTCGAGGCGCAGGCGCGGCGACATGCCGCAGACGGTGGCGGAGCGGACCGCAACCCCTTCGAAGTCGTCGCTGATCAGGCTGTCGAGGATCTCCTCGCCTTCGCCCTTGTACCGGGCGTAGAGCGTTAGCGGCTGGAGTTCGAGGTCCTCTGTGACCTTGTCATCGTCGCGTAGTCCGTACACGCTTGCGGACGACGCATAGAGGAATCGCCCGACGCCGCCCTGCCGTGCAAGCTCCATGACGTTTCGCGTGCCGTCGAGATTGACACTGCGCGTGATGTCGGCATCGAGCTCTGAACTCGGATCATTGCTCACCGCCGCCAGATGGATCACACGATCAAATTTGTTGCGGCCGAAGACTCGTTCGAGGGCGGCGCGTTCTCGAATATCGCCCTGGATGAGTTCGAACTCCGGCTGCTCGGTCAGTTTTCCGATCGACTCTCGCCCAAAGAAGAGGCCGTCGAAGGCGGTGACGCGGTGGCCGGCGCGCAGCAGCTGCGGACAGAGGACGGAACCGATGTAACCGGCGGCGCCGGTGACGAGAATGCGATGTTGGGTCATTCCGCTTGATGTCTCCCGTCTGCTCGCTCGGTCGCGCAGCGATCGCTTCGCATCCGAGATCGGCTATTGGCGAGCGGGAGGGGCAGAATGCAGCGCGTCGTCCAAGAGCGGACTTGCATCGAGCCAGCCGAAGCCACCGTCACTTCTCCGGCTTTTCCCGACCCATACGCTCTCTGGATGAATCGGCCCAGAAGACCTCAACTTGAACGGTGCCGGTGGCTCGACGCGGTGCGCTCCTGGCCGCTCGTGTCCTGGTTCCGGATGTGTCCGGGCGGGCCTTTCACGCGTTTCGCGCGAGCCAGAAGGGCGCGGGAAACCGGACGTTTGTGCGACTGACGAGAACGTCTCGGGCGGCCGCGCTGGCGCGCCTGGTCGCAGGCGTCGATGCTTGTGCGAGAATCAAGCCGCGGTGGATCGTCATGCCCGAGGCTAGCGAAAACACCCTCCTCGCGTACGGACCTGACCTCGATTGCTTCCGGTGCTGACGTCAACCTACCCGGCAATCACACCCAGTAGTGGGCGAATCGGATCCATGCCGTCGTGTTGCCAGTCGAGTCGAGGCAGTTGCAGATGCCCCAGGGAGCAGACCCGCGAGATACCGAAATCCCGTGCGCGGTCCAGCAACTCGGGTTCGCGATCGCCCCAGCCGCTCTGGCCGAGCGAGGATAGATGCGGTGTGAGCCGCGCGCACCAGTTCGACAAGCCCTGCAGGCCTTCCACGGGAATGACCGGAAGCAGACGGTGAACCCCCGGAGCCGGTTGCTGCGCGCTTGTTTCGACCAGGACGGTCCAGTCCGTCGAGTCTTTGGACATCTCTACCCGGACACCCGCGCGTGTAGCGGCGCTGGCGCGAAGTTCGTGCACCCGCATCTCTTCCGCCATACTCAACGGACCCCGCGGCAATTCCTCGGCCATCCGAGCGAGTTCCTCTGCCAGGGCGAGAGAGAAGGCTCGGGTGCGTCCGGGAGTCGATTCGTCTACCAGCGCCCATGCGGGTGAAAGGCATCCGCGACCATCCCAGAGTGCGACGTCGAGAGCCAGGTCGCGGGCCGCGCGTGCCAGGTCGGCCTCGGGTCCGATACTCGCGAGGGAGACCTTGTGTCCATAGCCGACGAACACCTGTCCCGGGAGTGCTTTACGGCGCAGTTCGCGGATCGTCTCGTCGCTTCCGTAGGCGATGATCGCGTCTGCTTCCGTCAGCAGCGAAGCGTCGTCTCCAACCTCGATGCAGGCTCCGAGTGCGGGGTCGGCTTCTCGAAGTGATTCGGCAAACAAGCGAGGGCTGACCGGATCGGCCGAAGCTGCCTTTGCGTAGACCGAAGAACCGGCGAGCAAGGGCAGCAACAAGCCCAGAAAACTCGCTGTGGGAATCGATCCGGCCAGGCAAACG
This region of bacterium genomic DNA includes:
- a CDS encoding NAD(P)-dependent oxidoreductase; translation: MTQHRILVTGAAGYIGSVLCPQLLRAGHRVTAFDGLFFGRESIGKLTEQPEFELIQGDIRERAALERVFGRNKFDRVIHLAAVSNDPSSELDADITRSVNLDGTRNVMELARQGGVGRFLYASSASVYGLRDDDKVTEDLELQPLTLYARYKGEGEEILDSLISDDFEGVAVRSATVCGMSPRLRLDLTVNILTDQAIRKRKITVFGGTQTRPNVHVGDLVDFYTLLLDAPDVNGEAFNVSHSNATVQQIAEIVRDEIDPSILIEAIRSDDNRSYRLDASKATRQLDWKPTRGIVDAVRDLAEAFAAGAIADPESSRYRNVALMSENLEFWKHFA
- a CDS encoding DegT/DnrJ/EryC1/StrS family aminotransferase codes for the protein MLRVRRVVEHGQYILGPEVAELESSLAEYLGVAHVIGVNSGTDALVLALSTHRIGPGDEVITPSHTFLATTAAICARGATPVFADVDPRTMVICAKSVEERITSRTRALLPVHLNGFPCDMPALQAIAETHGLALIEDAAQALGATRDGRKTGSWGMGCFSLHPLKVLGACGDAGFIATNDEAHAERLRQLHNIGLRNRDEAAQLGVNSRLDTLQAAILLAKLPHVESWIEARDEHARAYRAALGEYVTLPPEEPGVRSVHCPFVIQIEEGRDRIRKSLLDQGIDTKVHYPIPAHRQEPFRSFHKHPLPTTERLVETILSLPSTPELSAKQRDRIIERLESELA